In Candidatus Syntrophoarchaeum caldarius, the following are encoded in one genomic region:
- a CDS encoding Initiation factor 2B related protein codes for MQTIAWDDQKEAVTLIDQRMLPDTPDLLLCNTVDELIHAIRTLAVRGAPAIGVAAAFGVVLSFKTSTTIEEALKKCEELKNARPTAVNLQWAVERVLAAVEDCESVGEARERSLDLAKRMAEEDVEVNRAIGKHGAKLFKDGERVLTHCNAGRLACVDWGTALGVIRSCFEEGKHVEVVACETRPLNQGSRITAWELMEDKIPVTLITDSSAAYLMQRGMIDKVIVGADRIVKDAVFNKIGTYSHAVNAKHHGIPFYVAAPMSTFDLNHTEADIKVEERDGDELRYFKGIKNAPDGVDVLNFAFDATPLELVSAIVTEEGVIYPPF; via the coding sequence ATGCAGACAATCGCGTGGGATGATCAAAAAGAGGCTGTGACACTCATTGATCAGCGTATGCTTCCAGATACACCTGATCTTCTTCTCTGTAATACGGTTGATGAGCTTATTCATGCAATCAGGACACTTGCTGTTCGGGGGGCTCCGGCAATTGGTGTTGCAGCTGCGTTTGGGGTTGTTCTATCTTTCAAGACCTCTACCACGATAGAAGAAGCTCTTAAGAAGTGTGAAGAGCTTAAAAATGCGAGACCAACCGCGGTTAACCTACAGTGGGCGGTTGAGCGTGTACTTGCTGCGGTTGAAGATTGTGAGTCTGTCGGTGAAGCACGGGAGAGATCACTTGATCTTGCAAAAAGAATGGCAGAGGAGGATGTAGAGGTCAATCGAGCGATTGGGAAACATGGCGCTAAACTCTTCAAGGATGGGGAGAGGGTTCTAACACACTGTAACGCTGGGAGGCTTGCCTGTGTTGACTGGGGGACTGCACTTGGTGTTATAAGATCGTGCTTTGAGGAGGGAAAGCATGTGGAGGTCGTAGCATGTGAGACCCGTCCGCTCAATCAGGGCTCAAGGATCACGGCATGGGAACTTATGGAAGATAAAATACCTGTCACGCTCATAACCGACTCATCTGCCGCATATCTCATGCAACGTGGGATGATCGACAAGGTGATCGTTGGTGCGGACAGAATCGTCAAAGATGCGGTATTTAACAAGATCGGGACATACTCACATGCTGTAAATGCAAAGCATCACGGCATACCGTTCTATGTTGCAGCACCAATGTCCACATTCGATCTTAATCACACAGAAGCAGATATAAAGGTTGAAGAGCGAGATGGGGATGAGCTTCGATACTTCAAGGGAATCAAGAACGCCCCTGATGGAGTTGATGTTTTGAACTTTGCATTTGATGCTACACCGCTTGAGCTTGTCTCTGCGATTGTTACGGAGGAGGGGGTTATTTATCCGCCGTTCTAA
- a CDS encoding porphobilinogen deaminase translates to MQSDKIIIGTRGSALAVRQTEIVEAMLSEMGFEFSRKIVKTSGDVIQDKPLFEFQGFGTFVRELDDVMLRGEIDIAVHSMKDIPTERPRGLEIAAILPRDSPCDLLVTRDGSRLSELPAGSVIGTSSMRRRCQIMRERKDLKLEDIRGNIDTRVKKLIRGDYDAILLAEAGFERMGWIDGKFDLGFERLDPERFVPSANQGTIAVVAKTQTSASEIVSQLDDPETRLVTILERRIIEILGAGCKVPIGVYAEAEEDSGITIIAEILTDDGGVLSHIKKTVSRDGAISAAERIGNELKSVWRG, encoded by the coding sequence TTGCAGTCTGATAAAATCATAATCGGGACACGGGGGAGTGCGCTTGCAGTCCGTCAAACCGAGATCGTTGAGGCTATGCTCTCAGAGATGGGGTTTGAGTTTTCAAGAAAGATTGTGAAGACATCTGGTGATGTAATTCAGGATAAACCGCTATTCGAGTTTCAGGGTTTTGGAACATTCGTGAGAGAGCTTGATGATGTGATGCTGCGAGGTGAGATCGATATCGCTGTCCACTCGATGAAGGATATACCAACAGAAAGACCTCGCGGGCTTGAGATTGCTGCAATTCTTCCCAGAGACTCGCCGTGTGATCTTCTTGTGACACGTGATGGCTCAAGATTATCTGAGCTTCCAGCAGGCTCTGTCATCGGAACATCGAGTATGAGGCGGCGTTGCCAGATTATGCGAGAACGAAAGGATCTGAAACTTGAGGATATACGTGGAAATATCGATACGAGAGTTAAAAAGCTCATTCGTGGAGATTATGATGCAATACTCCTTGCAGAGGCGGGATTTGAGCGCATGGGGTGGATTGATGGGAAATTTGATCTGGGCTTTGAGCGGCTTGATCCAGAACGGTTTGTCCCATCTGCAAACCAGGGAACGATCGCGGTCGTTGCAAAAACCCAGACATCGGCATCTGAGATAGTATCACAGCTCGATGACCCGGAGACGAGGCTTGTTACAATCCTGGAGCGAAGGATCATCGAGATACTTGGTGCAGGGTGCAAAGTTCCGATCGGTGTATACGCAGAGGCAGAAGAGGATTCAGGGATCACGATCATTGCTGAGATTTTAACCGATGATGGAGGTGTTTTATCACATATCAAAAAGACTGTATCTCGTGATGGTGCAATCTCTGCGGCAGAGAGGATCGGCAATGAGCTTAAGTCAGTCTGGCGTGGGTAA
- a CDS encoding glutamate-1-semialdehyde aminotransferase, whose protein sequence is MDEMKRSIELFEKAKNFIPGGVSSPVRAIKPYPFYTKSAHGSRIMDVDGNEYIDYCMGYGPLILGHSYPAIKEALKRQLDDGWLYGTPCELEVELSEKINRYFPAIEMMRFVNTGTEATMAAIRVARGFTGLDKFIKIEGGFHGAHDACLVKAGSGATTHGVPDSLGVPRDFTKNTLQVPYNDIESLVSLIEANKGEIAALIMEPVLGNIGTITPEKGYLEEVRAVTAENDILLIFDEVITGFRLAMGGAQEYFGVKPDMTTLGKVIGGGIPIGVVGGRRDIMENVSPQGKVYQAGTFNGNPLSLAAGIATIETLVKEDVHRVINARGERLRNALAEIIHDAGLDYAVGGIGSMFIVFFGELPSNYTEALKCDKEGYFKFFGRMLKHGIFLPPSQFETNFISFAHSEEDIDTTIATFGDELAV, encoded by the coding sequence ATGGATGAAATGAAAAGATCGATTGAGTTATTTGAAAAGGCAAAAAACTTCATTCCTGGTGGCGTTTCAAGCCCTGTTCGTGCGATAAAGCCATATCCGTTTTACACAAAGTCTGCCCATGGTTCAAGGATCATGGACGTTGATGGAAACGAGTATATCGACTACTGCATGGGTTATGGTCCATTGATACTTGGGCACAGTTATCCTGCAATCAAAGAAGCGCTGAAACGTCAGCTTGATGATGGCTGGCTCTACGGAACACCCTGTGAGCTTGAAGTTGAGCTTTCTGAGAAGATCAATCGGTATTTTCCCGCTATTGAGATGATGCGATTTGTAAATACAGGGACAGAGGCTACAATGGCAGCCATTCGTGTTGCAAGGGGATTTACAGGGCTGGATAAGTTCATAAAAATCGAAGGTGGGTTTCATGGGGCACATGATGCGTGCCTTGTTAAGGCTGGATCAGGAGCTACAACCCATGGTGTACCCGATTCGCTCGGTGTGCCACGAGATTTTACAAAGAATACACTACAGGTTCCATACAACGACATCGAATCACTTGTGAGCCTGATAGAGGCAAATAAGGGCGAAATTGCGGCACTTATTATGGAGCCAGTGCTTGGTAATATCGGCACAATCACACCAGAAAAAGGGTATCTTGAAGAGGTCAGGGCTGTAACAGCAGAAAACGATATACTCCTGATATTTGATGAAGTCATAACGGGCTTCAGGCTTGCTATGGGCGGTGCACAGGAATACTTCGGGGTTAAGCCAGATATGACAACGCTCGGCAAGGTTATTGGGGGCGGCATTCCTATAGGAGTCGTTGGTGGAAGACGCGATATTATGGAGAACGTATCACCACAGGGAAAGGTTTATCAGGCTGGAACATTCAATGGCAACCCTCTATCACTTGCAGCTGGGATCGCCACGATCGAGACACTTGTAAAGGAGGATGTTCACCGTGTGATAAATGCACGTGGTGAACGATTGAGAAATGCTTTAGCCGAGATCATCCATGATGCAGGCCTCGACTATGCAGTTGGTGGGATTGGATCGATGTTCATTGTCTTCTTTGGAGAACTTCCATCAAACTACACTGAGGCTCTCAAATGTGATAAAGAAGGATATTTCAAGTTTTTTGGTAGAATGCTTAAGCATGGCATATTCCTTCCACCATCGCAGTTTGAGACGAACTTCATCTCATTTGCACACAGTGAGGAGGATATAGATACCACAATCGCAACCTTTGGTGACGAGCTTGCAGTCTGA
- a CDS encoding bifunctional UGMP family protein/serine/threonine protein kinase yields MGAVGKLRGSDHLRYEDSLSPRDISILMLILGIEGTAWNLSAGIISETEIIAEAESTYVPGEGSGIHPREAAQHHAAEIKAVIKEVFEKASAKGITPADLDGIAFSQGPGMGPCLRTVATAARTLSIKLGIPLLGVNHCIAHIEVGKWLCDLKDPVTLYVSGANSQVLAYRAGRYRIFGETLDIGIGNALDKFARGVGLSHPGGPKIEVFASTSRRYIPLPYVVKGMDFSFSGLTTAAINATRKNPLEDVCYSLQETAFAMLTEVTERALAHCEKDEVLLVGGVGANRRLAEMVEDMCMARGAAFSVPPKNVLKDNGIMIAYTGHLLLSAGKTLQIEESKVIPDYRPDEVDIVWMK; encoded by the coding sequence TTGGGTGCTGTGGGTAAGCTTCGCGGAAGTGATCATCTTCGATACGAAGATTCTTTAAGCCCGCGTGATATATCTATCCTGATGCTCATACTCGGCATTGAGGGCACTGCGTGGAATCTATCTGCAGGGATCATATCAGAAACAGAAATTATCGCAGAAGCAGAGTCGACCTACGTACCCGGTGAAGGTAGTGGCATCCATCCAAGAGAAGCAGCCCAGCACCATGCAGCAGAGATAAAGGCTGTGATAAAAGAAGTATTTGAGAAAGCATCAGCAAAAGGCATCACTCCAGCAGATCTTGATGGAATCGCATTTTCACAGGGACCTGGTATGGGACCATGTCTCAGGACGGTTGCAACCGCAGCACGCACACTCTCGATCAAGCTTGGAATCCCACTTTTAGGTGTCAATCACTGCATCGCGCATATCGAGGTTGGGAAATGGTTATGCGATCTCAAAGATCCTGTGACACTCTATGTCAGTGGTGCAAACTCACAGGTTCTTGCATACAGGGCTGGAAGGTACAGGATCTTTGGTGAGACACTCGATATCGGAATAGGGAACGCGCTTGATAAGTTCGCTCGTGGAGTTGGATTGAGCCATCCTGGAGGTCCGAAGATTGAGGTGTTTGCATCAACTTCAAGAAGGTATATACCACTCCCGTACGTTGTTAAAGGAATGGATTTTTCGTTTTCAGGTCTCACAACTGCTGCAATCAATGCTACAAGGAAAAATCCACTTGAGGATGTATGTTACAGTCTTCAGGAGACCGCATTTGCGATGCTCACAGAGGTCACTGAGCGTGCACTTGCCCACTGTGAGAAGGATGAGGTGCTGCTTGTCGGCGGGGTTGGTGCAAACAGGCGACTCGCAGAGATGGTTGAGGATATGTGTATGGCACGGGGTGCAGCATTCTCCGTCCCCCCGAAAAATGTTTTGAAGGATAACGGTATCATGATAGCATATACAGGCCATCTCCTTCTGTCGGCTGGAAAAACCCTCCAGATCGAGGAGTCCAAGGTCATACCTGATTACAGACCTGATGAGGTTGATATAGTATGGATGAAATGA
- a CDS encoding Periplasmic copper-binding domain protein — protein sequence MRIENLNISNTAVGVQLGFSSHNIIKNNTANSNNGDGIELGYSSNNKIYNNTANSNNHNGICLWDSSDNNTIYNNNASNNGCGIRLGYSSNNNIIANNIVSSNNWNGIYLYSSSNNTLINNTANSNNHNGICLWDSSSNNTIYNNNASNNGDGIELWYSSSNKIYNNTANSNNGWGIKLKGSSNNTIYNNNVSNNGDGIELWYSSSNNTIYNNNASNNDDGIYLEYSSNNNIYLNNFINNTDNVYSLSSTNIWNSTEKITYTYNGDTYTNYLGNYWSDYKGSDADGDGIGDTAYSIDGDKDYYPLVERFESYIGSEDGDLDGDGTVDIDDVILLLEYVGDLSDEPLDGGDVNCDGSVDMGDVILLLNHVNNPATYEIGCCG from the coding sequence ATGAGAATAGAGAATCTAAATATTAGCAATACAGCTGTAGGAGTTCAATTAGGATTCTCATCGCATAATATTATTAAAAACAACACCGCAAACTCGAACAACGGCGATGGCATCGAGCTGGGGTATTCCAGCAATAACAAAATCTATAACAACACCGCAAACTCGAACAACCATAATGGCATCTGTCTATGGGATTCCAGCGACAACAATACTATCTATAACAACAACGCATCGAACAACGGTTGTGGCATCCGTCTGGGTTATTCCAGCAACAACAACATCATAGCAAACAATATTGTAAGCTCGAACAACTGGAATGGAATCTATCTCTACTCTTCCAGCAATAACACTCTAATTAACAACACCGCAAACTCGAACAACCATAATGGCATCTGTCTATGGGATTCCAGCAGCAACAATACTATCTATAACAACAACGCCTCGAACAACGGCGATGGCATCGAGCTGTGGTATTCCAGCAGCAACAAAATCTATAACAACACCGCAAACTCGAACAACGGTTGGGGCATCAAGCTGAAGGGTTCCAGCAACAATACTATCTATAACAACAATGTCTCGAACAACGGCGATGGCATCGAGCTGTGGTATTCCAGCAGCAACAATACTATCTATAACAACAATGCCTCGAACAACGATGATGGAATCTACCTCGAATATTCCAGCAACAATAACATCTACCTCAACAACTTCATAAATAACACAGATAACGTTTATTCTCTCTCTTCAACAAACATCTGGAACTCCACCGAGAAAATAACCTATACCTACAATGGCGACACCTACACAAACTATCTTGGAAACTACTGGAGCGATTACAAAGGAAGCGATGCTGATGGGGATGGAATTGGCGATACTGCTTATAGCATAGATGGTGATAAGGATTATTATCCGCTGGTGGAGAGGTTTGAGAGCTATATCGGCTCAGAAGATGGCGACCTCGACGGTGATGGTACGGTCGATATTGATGATGTCATCCTCTTACTTGAATATGTTGGGGATTTATCGGATGAACCACTCGATGGAGGGGATGTAAACTGCGATGGCTCTGTAGATATGGGTGATGTGATTCTATTACTGAACCACGTCAACAACCCTGCGACGTATGAGATTGGGTGCTGTGGGTAA